A genomic stretch from Arachis stenosperma cultivar V10309 chromosome 3, arast.V10309.gnm1.PFL2, whole genome shotgun sequence includes:
- the LOC130969901 gene encoding pentatricopeptide repeat-containing protein At4g39530-like, translating into MVMTNNPSTSFYFPRQPYVLSAPSTPKTAICCYSPPELSKGHLGTRLTENHVAPTQTHQQSRVQPLIDLLKACEETRSVKIANCIHGYVLKSGFEGKDLLVFLNHIAHVYSKCMVYDAALKVFAGMPQRNVFSWTVMIVASNERRFYLDGLELFLMMLGEGVLPDGFAFSAVLQSCVGFGSTALGEMVHAQVVVRGFLMHAVVATSLLNFYAKLGKCESSIKVFNSMTELNNVSWNAMISGFTSNGLHLQAFSWFINMIEEGVAPNTFTFLSVSKAAGQLGDINKCHEVHRYASKWGLDSNTVVGTALIDMYSKCGFLSDARVLFDSKFTCCPVNTPWNAMITGYSQAGSHQDALQLFSTMRQNDVKPDVYTFSCVFNSISALKCAKTLAETHGMALKFGFDVMQISASNALADAYAKCESIEAAENVFNRMEEKDIVSWTTMITAYCQYSELEKALAIFSQMRNVGFAPNHFTFSSVITACGGLCLLEYGQQVHALICKANLDSEACIESALIDMYAKCGNLMEAKKIFERISNPDTVTWTAIISTYAQHGLVKDALQLFRKMEQSGAKVNAVTLLCILFACSHGGMVDDGLKFFHRMEDTYRVVPEMEHYACVVDLLGRVGRLDEAMEFIDKMPIKPNEMVWHTLLGACRLHGNAKLGEKAVQKILSVQPEHPSAYVLLSNTYIELGLHKDGDSLREVMKERGIRKEPGHSWISVRGEVHKFYAGDQQHPQKDRIYNVLHELYANIKRVHCGQEFSYVS; encoded by the exons ATGGTGATGACCAACAATCCCAGCacgagcttttactttccacgCCAACCTTACGTTCTCTCCGCACCTTCCACTCCCAAA ACTGCAATTTGCTGCTACTCACCTCCAGAGCTTTCAAAGGGCCACCTTGGAACCAGATTAACGGAAAACCACGTTGCGCCAACTCAAACCCATCAACAGTCCCGGGTTCAaccactcattgatctcctgaAGGCTTGCGAAGAAACTAGGTCTGTAAAGATTGCAAATTGCATTCATGGGTACGTACTAAAATCTGGTTTTGAGGGCAAGGACTTGTTGGTGTTTCTGAACCATATAGCTCACGTCTACTCCAAGTGCATGGTCTATGATGCTGCCCTTAAGGTGTTTGCTGGTATGCCCCAAAGGAATGTGTTTTCTTGGACCGTCATGATTGTTGCATCTAATGAACGTAGATTCTACCTTGATGGATTGGAGCTGTTTCTTATGATGTTAGGTGAAGGAGTGTTGCCTGATGGGTTTGCTTTCTCTGCTGTTCTGCAATCGTGTGTTGGATTTGGTTCGACTGCGCTTGGCGAGATGGTGCATGCCCAGGTTGTTGTCAGAGGCTTTCTGATGCATGCGGTTGTTGCCACATCTCTTCTTAACTTCTATGCCAAGTTAGGCAAGTGTGAAAGTTCGATTAAGGTGTTTAACAGCATGACAGAGCTTAATAATGTCTCTTGGAATGCAATGATATCAGGTTTTACCTCTAATGGTCTACACCTACAAGCATTTAGTTGGTTTATCAATATGATTGAAGAAGGGGTTGCACCTAATACTTTCACCTTTTTAAGTGTTTCTAAGGCTGCTGGGCAGTTGGGTGACATTAACAAGTGTCATGAAGTTCATAGGTATGCTTCCAAATGGGGATTGGACTCCAACACTGTAGTTGGAACAGCTCTGATTGATATGTATTCCAAATGTGGGTTTCTGTCCGATGCACGAGTTCTTTTTGACTCGAAGTTCACATGTTGTCCGGTTAACACACCCTGGAACGCAATGATAACAGGTTATTCACAAGCTGGTTCTCACCAAGATGCTTTGCAACTGTTTTCAACGATGCGTCAAAATGATGTCAAACCAGATGTTTACACATTCAGTTGTGTGTTCAACTCGATTTCTGCTTTGAAGTGTGCGAAAACCTTGGCAGAGACTCATGGGATGGCTTTAAAATTTGGATTTGATGTGATGCAAATCAGCGCTTCAAACGCCCTTGCTGATGCATATGCCAAATGCGAGTCAATTGAAGCTGCAGAGAACGTATTTAACAGAATGGAAGAGAAAGACATTGTATCTTGGACAACCATGATCACTGCATATTGTCAATATTCTGAGTTGGAGAAAGCCTTGGCCATCTTCTCTCAAATGCGCAATGTAGGCTTTGCTCCCAATCATTTTACATTTTCAAGTGTGATAACAGCATGTGGTGGCCTTTGTTTACTGGAATATGGTCAACAAGTTCATGCTCTGATATGCAAGGCCAACCTGGATTCTGAAGCATGCATAGAAAGTGCTCTAATTGACATGTATGCAAAATGCGGTAATCTGATGGAAGCAAAGAAGATTTTTGAAAGAATATCTAACCCAGACACTGTTACTTGGACTGCGATAATATCAACTTATGCTCAACATGGTCTAGTTAAAGATGCACTTCAATTATTCAGAAAGATGGAACAGTCAGGGGCAAAGGTCAATGCTGTTACACTATTATGCATCCTTTTTGCTTGTAGCCACGGAGGCATGGTGGACGATGGCTTGAAATTTTTCCATCGGATGGAGGACACCTACCGTGTGGTACCGGAAATGGAACACTATGCTTGTGTTGTTGATCTCTTGGGGCGCGTTGGTCGCTTAGATGAAGCAATGGAATTCATAGACAAGATGCCAATCAAGCCAAATGAAATGGTGTGGCATACATTGTTAGGGGCATGTAGACTTCATGGAAATGCCAAGTTGGGGGAGAAGGCGGTGCAAAAGATCTTATCCGTTCAACCAGAACATCCATCTGCTTATGTTCTTCTGTCCAACACTTACATAGAGTTAGGACTCCACAAAGATGGAGATAGTTTGAGAGAGGTGATGAAAGAACGAGGCATAAGAAAGGAACCAGGACATAGTTGGATTTCTGTGAGAGGGGAGGTTCACAAGTTTTATGCTGGGGATCAACAGCACCCACAAAAAGATAGAATCTACAATGTTTTACATGAGTTGTATGCAAATATTAAGCGCGTGCATTGTGGACAAGAATTCAGTTATGTATCTTAA
- the LOC130969790 gene encoding thioredoxin O1, mitochondrial translates to MARSSILRSLVLSRAMLNRVRPFSNHLTSHSFPSPPQSHSSLFASVAAATIASSQLSLFHHSRSLSSASAPSDVVLVNSEKEFNDILRKVQDNSLHAIFYFTAVWCGPCRFISPIIGELSKKYPHVTTYKIDIDQEEIQGTLGKLQITSVPTLHFFQNGKKADELIGADVARLNHITEKLFKKD, encoded by the exons ATGGCGAGAAGCTCGATCCTTCGATCATTGGTTCTTAGCCGTGCAATGCTGAATAGGGTTCGCCCATTCTCCAACCATCTTACCTCTCATTCATTCCCCTCTCCTCCTCAATCTCACTCCTCTCTCTTCGCCTCCGTCGCCGCCGCCACCATCGCTTCCTCTCAGCTCTCTCTTTTCCACCACTCCCGCTCGCTCTCCTCCGCCTCAG CTCCTTCCGATGTTGTCCTTGTTAATTCAGAGAAAGAGTTCAATGATATCCTCAGAAAAGTTCAAg ATAACTCGTTGCATGCCATCTTCTATTTCACTGCAGTCTGGTGTGGACCTT GCAGGTTTATTTCTCCTATAATTGGAGAACTAAGTAAGAAGTACCCTCATGTAACAACATATAAGATTGATATTGATCAG GAAGAAATTCAAGGCACATTAGGCAAGTTACAGATTACATCTGTG CCAACGCTCCATTTCTTTCAAAATGGGAAAAAGGCTGATGAACTTATAGGTGCCGATGTTGCACGATTGAACCATATTACAGAGAAactcttcaa GAAGGACTGA